From the Neoarius graeffei isolate fNeoGra1 chromosome 1, fNeoGra1.pri, whole genome shotgun sequence genome, one window contains:
- the b4gat1 gene encoding beta-1,4-glucuronyltransferase 1, translating into MHFFKKCSVFKVVLSALLIVALLQLIYLSFLSKLHGKQQRYKYSELFGSKKNAAQPNEKNSKRERLRYSLSSGGIFDSSGQYRVYKNLIKSDFSTNQKLGADPRSHHLALATHTTLNNLRHLDSLLERWQNPLSVAIFAHGQDVKFATAIVYALSLFCPRVQALVDFHLVCHSEEMATFPEQDREHFAGLEEQGCPGVFAKLESHQDKYKNYAMGRNVSYPNNLLRNVARTGTDAAYILVLDIDMVPSADLHHQFVMMLMKREPAPDEVLVLPVFEIRHTRKMPASKSELAQLYLVGEVRPFYEELCPRCQAPTNYSRWINLVSKSSGPLEVAYTLNWVDPWEPFYIGPKSVPLYDENFRQYGFNRISQACELHVAGFRFSVVSNAFVVHRGFKVQGDFHSRKDEENRRNRLLFRSFKEGLKNKYPNSPRHC; encoded by the exons ATGCATTTCTTCAAAAAATGCTCTGTGTTTAAAGTGGTGCTGAGTGCCTTGCTTATTGTAGCTCTGCTGCAGCTCATCTACCTGTCATTCCTGTCCAAGCTACACGGCAAACAGCAGCGCTACAAGTACTCAGAGCTGTTTGGCTCCAAGAAGAACGCAGCACAACCCAATGAGAAGAACTCTAAACGAGAACGCCTGAGATACTCCTTGTCCAGTGGAGGCATCTTCGACAGCAGTGGTCAGTACCGTGTGTACAAAAACCTCATCAAGagcgacttctccaccaaccagaAGCTGGGCGCAGATCCAAGATCTCATCACCTCGCCTTGGCGACACACACAACCCTCAACAATCTTCGCCATTTGGATTCTTTGCTTGAACGCTGGCAGAATCCACTCTCCGTGGCTATTTTCGCTCATGGCCAGGATGTCAAGTTTGCCACAGCGATTGTCTATGCTCTCAGTCTCTTCTGTCCACGTGTCCAAGCCTTGGTGGATTTCCACCTGGTGTGCCACTCGGAGGAGATGGCCACCTTCCCCGAGCAAGACAGGGAACACTTTGCTGGACTTGAGGAACAAGGCTGTCCTGGTGTCTTTGCAAAGCTTGAATCCCACCAGGACAAGTACAAGAACTACGCTATGGGAAGAAACGTCTCCTACCCCAATAACCTTCTCCGCAACGTGGCCAGGACAGGCACAGATGCCGCGTACATCCTCGTCCTCGACATTGACATGGTACCCAGTGCAGACCTGCATCATCAGTTCGTGATGATGCTGATGAAACGTGAGCCAGCCCCAGATGAGGTTCTGGTCCTGCCTGTTTTTGAAATTAGGCACACGCGCAAGATGCCTGCTTCGAAATCTGAGCTTGCACAGCTGTACCTGGTTGGTGAAGTGAGGCCCTTCTATGAGGAACTGTGCCCACGATGCCaagcacccaccaactactcccgcTGGATTAATCTAGTCAGCAAGAGCTCTGGGCCTCTGGAGGTGGCGTATACTCTGAACTGGGTTGACCCGTGGGAGCCGTTTTACATCGGACCTAAATCAGTGCCACTGTATGACGAAAACTTCAGACAGTACGGCTTCAACCGTATCAGTCAA GCCTGTGAGCTTCATGTGGCAGGGTTCAGGTTCTCCGTGGTGAGTAATGCCTTTGTGGTGCACCGAGGCTTTAAGGTCCAGGGCGACTTCCACAGCCGCAAGGACGAGGAGAACCGTAGAAACCGGCTGCTCTTCCGCAGCTTCAAGGAAGGTCTGAAAAACAAATACCCCAACTCTCCTCGCCACTGCTGA